CGGGGGTCCGGTGCCGGCCCGGCCGACGGGCCGGCGGGTCCGAGGGCCCCCAGCAGCGCCTCCAGCGAGGCCAGCGGCGAGCGCATGTCGTGGCAGAGGGCCCGCACGAGTGCCTGGTCGGGGGCCGGGGCGTCCGGGGTGCCGGCCCGGTCGTGGGTTCGGCGGCGCAGCAGGCGGCGCAGCACGCCACCGGTCTCGGCGGGGGTGGAGGGGTTGGCGGCGAGGGTCATGGGCACCTCCGGAGTGCGTCCGGTCAGCAGCGCCGGCGCTGCCGTCCGTCTGGGGAGCGATGGATCCGACCGACGCCGGTGCTGGGCGCCGTCCCGAGGTCGACGTCGTGCTCGTCGACGACCACCCGTTGTTCAGCCGGGGCCTGGCCCTGCTGCTGCCGGGGGTGAGCGAGGGGCGGGTGCGCGTCGTGGCCACGACCGACGACGCGTCGGCGGCCGCCGCGATGGTGCGCCGCCACCACGCCGACGTGGCCATCGTCGACCTGCACATGCCGCCGCCGGGCGGCACGCGGGCGATCGCGGCCATCCGCCGGGCGGACCCGACGGTGCGGGTCGTGGCGCTGTCCGGTCAGGCGGAGGAGGACGCCGTCCTGGAGGCGCTGCGCGCCGGGGCGGCCGGGTTCCTGCCCAAGACCACCGACCCCGAGGCGCTGGTCCGGCCGCTGCTCGCCGTGCTCGACGGCTGGTCGGTGCTGCCCGAGGACCTGCTGCGCCGGTTGCTCGAGGAGTCCGCGCCCTCCGGGGAGCAGGGGCTGGCCGAGCGGCTCACCGCCGACGAGCGCCGGCTGTGGCGGCTGGTGGCCGACGGCACGAGCACCGTGGAGATCGCCACCACGCTGCACGTGTCCGAGCGGACGGCGAAGCGGCTGGTGGCCGCCCTGCTGCGCACCCTGGGCGTGGCCACCCGCATGGAGGCCGCCGCGCTCGCCGGCCGGGTGCACCTGCGTGGTGACGGCAGGCGGGAGTGAGTTCCGCGCCGCTGCCGTCTCGCACGTCATCGCCGCCCATCTACCCGGCACGGTGATCGACACGCGCCGCCGCGGGCGGCCGTGAGGTGAACGGCTCAGCGGGGGGCGAGGGTCTCCGCCCAGGAGCCCGACGACGCCGCGGTGGTGAAGCCGGGGACGTCCGCGGCGGCCATGTCCACCGCCGCGTAGCCCCCGCTGCCGGCGCCCACGCAGGCCAGGACCGTGGCCAGCCCGGCCCGCCGCTGCAGGGGGCTCTGCCGCACCTGCCAGCCGACGACGGCGCGCCGCTGCAGGACCGCCTGCTCGCGCACCAGCCAGCCACTGCGGACGCTGAACGACCGCGGCCCCGCCCGGTGCCCCAGCGCCCGGAAGCGGCCGATCCCCATCGGCACGCCCAGCAGCGTGAGGACGACGCCGGCGACCAGCACCGGCCACCCCCCGGCGGCCGCGGTCGTCCAGACCCCGCCGGCGGTGACCAGCAGGCCGGCGGTCAGCGCGCGGGCCAGCCGCCGGCGCAGTGCCGCCGGCGGGTGGCCGGTCAGCGGGCCGGGGTCCTCGACCAGCCGGCCCAGCAGCCGCAGCGCCTCGGTGCGCGGGCCCAGCGGCAACAGCTGGCCCCGCCGGTTGGCTTGCCCGAGGCCGGTGACCAGGGCGTTCACCCGTGCCGCGCGCACCCAGCGCATGCCCAGCCCCTCGCTGAGCGTGCCGCCGCGGATCCGGTCGACCTCCAGCTCGGTGTGCCGGCGGGTGAGCAGCCCGCGGACAGCCACCAGGGAGCCGCCGCGGCGCACCAG
This window of the Geodermatophilus sp. DSM 44513 genome carries:
- a CDS encoding response regulator transcription factor, translating into MDPTDAGAGRRPEVDVVLVDDHPLFSRGLALLLPGVSEGRVRVVATTDDASAAAAMVRRHHADVAIVDLHMPPPGGTRAIAAIRRADPTVRVVALSGQAEEDAVLEALRAGAAGFLPKTTDPEALVRPLLAVLDGWSVLPEDLLRRLLEESAPSGEQGLAERLTADERRLWRLVADGTSTVEIATTLHVSERTAKRLVAALLRTLGVATRMEAAALAGRVHLRGDGRRE